The stretch of DNA TTTAAATTAGTGACATATTCTTTGAATCATATCATGAACATTTTCAAAAGATTTGAGACGATTAATCAGGATTTTAGTACTTAAAACATGAAGTCAAAACAGCTATAAAAAGTCAgaatatattacaaataatacTTACAAAGTTCTTTCTCTCAGATCTGAAATATGTCTGGTGCATGTTTCAGATGAGATACATTTCCATATTAaaaaagcagcagcagatacaAAGATGAAAATGATGAAAGAAGTCCAACAGGTGGTACAGTCTGGTGAAATGTCTAATGGAAagtaaaaagagaaacaaaagttTATTTACACTGATTATGCTTGTAATGAAACCATAAATTAAAGTAACTCTAACCCAccaatcatatttttatttatatccttTAGATATTTATGCAGTTATATCTACTCTTTATTACGCTCTATTAACAAGATTTCACAGTCTCATGTTTCAATAGTCCTAATATGCAATAAATGTGATCTAACATAGCTAAACTTCTATTGTTGATTGTCTTATTGTCTTGTGAAAATAAAACACATGaacataaatacacttaaaatgcCATTAGTGTTATATCAGTACTGTAACTGAAAATGTATTAAGAATAAACTTGCCCATAAATTTGCACAATTTGGCAAATGCAACATAAAGCTTTCTACTGCTCAAGAGTTTTATTTTTCATAGCAGCAGTTCAGGATACAAAGGCAATGAAAATAATTTGCTTTTTTTGATCACATTCATTATCATGTTCAGTATTTATAGTCATCATCCAACTACTACTTGATTTACAGCTACTACTGGTAAATCAATGTATTAAGatagtaaatcaggtgagctgctgatggaattgaacacattcACTGGGGAGCTGGCTAAGGGTGTTGTTCTAAAGGATTCTGAAACCAACCTTATTTCTATTTAGTTCTACTAGCTCACAATCTCAATTATCTTagttactgtatactgtatttatgagtacctgcatctgttctaatgtgaTCTGGAGATTTTACAGTAATTACTGATTGTTACAGTTTTACTGAAATCACAATACTGTACACAGTATATAAACTACTGAATATGTTTGTATACAAAAACATAAACTTACGGGACATCGGAAGGTACATAGTACCGACTCCATTTCCATACTGGTTTGAAGCGTTACACTTATACATGCCGCTGCTGTCAGAGCTCAGCGGAATTTCCAGTCTATCAAAATCCACTGTGCCAGTAAGAGTCTTGTTCACCCTGTTAATGtcaaaatattaaatgttaatactccttaatacattttaactgtaaaaataaatagtaGATCAAATCAAGTTTTATCaataggaaatgtttttttttgtctctttttatcCCTATATTTGAGAAATATACATCATATAAAACAGAAATAGCAGAAAGTAGTAGAACCGCTGTTTCTGCTAAGTTCAGATCTTACTGCAGGGGATATGAATGAAACAAAAGTTCACACAGCAGAAGGCCTCATGAGGGACCTCAGACCTCATGTCTGTGATTGGTCGGAAGAATTTGTTCAGCCAGTCGATTTATAATGCAGCTTCACTGCGTCATAAATAATTTGCATGAAGTTACAAAAATCTAAACTCCGTTTGTCCCTTTTCTCTATGCCACTGTGTTGCTTTTCGCCAAATCGCAGCTTCAAACTGCAtcttcccataggaaatgaatgcaGGGTCTGACTTTCCCCCCAATTTGACTCACTGaaattactgctttattactccacttggtggtgctaatcaaatgaatagggtaaacctgcgctGAAGAATACTGGTCGTCAAATTTCCTAAAAACGACCACACAATAAATCCAAAATTGCTGATATTTTCTTATTaagaagtattttatcctcttcagtgacAGAtcctgtgaagtatcgtagagaatggTTTTCCTATATatcgagtatcgcagaatcacagtatcgtgagaTCATCGTTATggtggacaatatattgtaataacgTATTGTGAGATGTTCTGTGTGTCCCACCTCTTATCCAACACTTACATGTTTGGCTGGACTTTTTAGCGTTTAACGGTTgtgttaacatttattttatgtctgatttgatattAAAAATTAGgtggacacaaaagtaagttcactttataaaagtgtgtatctTTAAAACACTGGTTGGATGTGAAAGTTGAAGAAGGATGCTGTGCCCATGTTATTTGCCTGGACAGATAGTTCAGTGGAGCCTGTAGTTAAGAGGATTGTAGTTCCAAACTACAGAGTACTGTAAAGTCTGGAGATAAAATACGTCCTCTCTCAACTGTGAATTGTGGACAAAAAAGGGCTCGAGGAGTGGAGTGTGGGCATGTTTGGCATATATTGCTAATGAAGACGGGTGCctgaccaacaccacaaacccagtttaaAAATGGTGTGACATATCTCCAGAGCAAAGGAGCAAACATGAGCATGAGCTCAGTgtacaagcaccctgatctctacagaGAGGTGAGAAGTGGAGAGGTTAGTGGACCTAGATAAGATacactctgtagctttactaagatttactagcgactgctaatCCAACTGTTTAAGCATCAAGGATAAGCTAGACAACCATCTTGCCACGTGTTGTTATATTATGTGAACTAGAGATGTTcacataacattttaataaaacggAGCAATGAGTGTTAAATTAACATAACATAACTAAATGTTCtcactctttattttccttattcagaacttaacttcttcCATCCCATCAAGTTCAtacagtcaggctaccattacatcTGTGCTATACAGACACAAATATGATAAATCCCCCAAAATATCAGAAAGACTAAACAGAGCTGTAGCTCAATACATCTGCATGGACTAAGTGCCTGTATATACAGTTGAGAAATTTGGGTTTAGAAATCTGATACAGCAGTTAGACagattgttgtgtgtttttttttcttcttcttctaagtGTCATTTTGGTACTAAGAATCAGATACTACAATTGGTATCGGTATTGAAGTCAAAATTCCGGTATCGTGACAAGCCTTGTTGCTGTTGGCCACAACCAgatcaaaataacaaaaagctaGTGCtaacaggcagacagagagatacagaaaaaaacagagagaccCTGCATTCTGCTCCAATCACACGCCTTACCCATAACCTACATTTCTTctaactagctagcaagctagattATTTAAGTtttcaatacagcaaacaaaggcAATTACCAAGTTACCTTCCGCATCGTGCACATTACCTTTAAACCAGTTTCTGTGGCATTTTAGTAAAACAGTCCGGCAATATTTTGCCTATTTTTCGACTGCTTCCAAAGTGCATTCCTGGCTTTTCTTCTCTGCTGCTGTAACTAAAGAACAACTTTGTAAACTGCTCTTCTTTAACTGCTATCTACTGTGGGAACTGCAGATGTGAAGGTTTAATTACCTGCTCCAGATGTAGAGCGTTGGTTTTGGATTGGCATCGGCTACACAAATAAATTCTTGATGCGTTGTGGGAGGATTAACTGAAGTAATATACACAGTCTGAGGAGGATCTGAATGAAGAACAAAAAGAGAGTAATTTAGTAAACAGCAATTTAGCAGGAGGTCTGAAAAcagtttacattaaaatgttattttcaacTACTGAACAGATTTGTTCTGTACAATCAAATGTTGAACAAGTTGAATGCAGTGAAATTGAGTGCTTTTAGTGGGTCTGTGCCTTTGCTGGTGCCTTCAAGGGCACTTTGCCAAAAGTCTAGCTGAGGGCATGTTTCTTAGTACAAACATATTTATTAACCAccaatgctggaaaaaaaaatatgctgttGCCTTCACTGCGTGCAAATATTCGTGGACATGAAAGCATGAATGCATTAAGCTTCTTTATACAGGCCCcttttgctgacacagatgtgaacatgcacacacacacaacttgtgTAATCTGTGTAGAATTACTGCAATAATAACTGTCACAATATTCTAACTTTCGCTGTTGctgtcgctgaatgcaatcaaatcctcacagcaatgctcggAAATAGAGTAGTAAGCTTTTTgtacaacaaaagcaggatctaAAATCCTGTAAGAAACAATCGATAAGCAAGCGTCTCAATATCTTGTAGACACTGTATTTCTAAAACTGTACTGTAGAAAAATAAACAGTGGTGGGAAAGGGTTAAAATCACCTAAATATCTCATTCATTCCAGTCTTACACTAGAGACTGTGTTACACCATCGACAGTTAACTTGTGCATATTAAGAGATTGTTTACTCATAATGTGTCTCATTTTGTCTGAAAACACTGAAATGAAAGTGACTTACAATGAATGACGAGTGCATAGTTTAGAACAACCTCCTTTTTCAGACTGATGTGATTGACCACACACTGGACGTTCTGCTCGTTTAGCTCTTTGGATGGTACACCGATCAGGCGGCTTCTGACGGTGTAGTAATCGTTAGGTCCTGCAGACACGTCAGTCTTTATCCTCACAGGGCTATTGAGATCACCCAGATTCCAGGTCACTTCTGATGCAGGTCGAGATCTTGCAATGCAGGAAACTAGGATCACTTCAGAATCACCAACAACAGGAGTAACACCAGGAAACACACTGACCTCAGGAGGAACTGTAAGAAAAGACAGATCTCTCATtacacaacaaaataaaaaggaaaggaaaagttTCATTTTTACACAGGGAAAACCAATCTACATCATCTGCCTACAGCAGCTTTGCAGCATATAGGACAAAATATGTAACTCGATTAATATTTAATGCTGTTTATTGCCAAAACCATTAAAATTGTTTAGTTACACATAACCAACACCAATATTGGTATATTCTAATAGAATAGCACTCTGTGGAGCAGATATTGTCACCTTGCCTACAGCATGTGCTAGAGGGGTATTTATCTTCCAGAAAtgaactgtggagcagtgaaactgtgttctcagAAATTATACACTTTTAAGATGagctggggatgaggtggggtggtgattttCCAACATGCTGAATGCTGAAGCAAAATCTAGTAGACGTTTACTTCAAGAAAAAAAGGATAGACTCTTGGGTAGATTTTGATATGATGTGTAATTTATCTGTATGTTATTTCAGTCTTCTGCCATTAATTAAGAGTCTTGAAAccctaaactatatatttttttattaatagctgaaatgtttcACAATATGTagatcagtcaattaataataccgGCCCCCTGCATGACGTGCAACCATCAGAGGCAAACTcaaaccaatcagctctccttcctgccccacctctaaacccatacatcacccagtgcacctcccaaactacccctcccatttttttaagcattattcacatttgagctgagggtggagtcagcaaaaatctcAACTCAATCAGCTTTCCTTCCtgtcccacctctaaacccattcatcactcagtgcccctaccaaactacccctcccatttctttatgcatttttcacatttgagctgagagtggagtcagcaaaaatcaggaggtttagtgtccctttaaaacactaaaagaatcactgtctgacaccaatttaacatgtaaactaaaaatctattgTGTTTCTGAAAAttgattattaatttatttattaattaaatgtattatttcttACCGTATACAttaagatttatttctttttcaaaAGGCCCACTTGGGAAGATGTTGAAGATGCATGTGTAGATTTGATGGTCTAATGATGTGACGTTCTTCATACAAACTGTGCCATTATATTCTTTTGTGTTTCCAACAAATTCTATTCTGTCTCCAAATCCGTTTACACTTTCTGCTTTACCGTCTGGGATGATgacaaaaatattctcatttgtGGAACCTGTTTGTGTCCTTCTTTGCCATGTAATCCGTAATAGTCTTTCAGTTGTTCCAATCAGCTGGCAGAACAATATAGTGTCCTCGCCTACTGTAACATTGGCGATCCGACCATTGACTTGGATGgctgtgtaaaaacaaacaaaaacaaagcaagaTTAATAAACAGTTTAACCATTGGTGAACAGAAGCTACTGGTCAAAAATAAACTTGATGTTATGCTATATATGTACAGAACTGGtgattatttactttattaatgtCTTTATCTTCTAAACGA from Astyanax mexicanus isolate ESR-SI-001 chromosome 11, AstMex3_surface, whole genome shotgun sequence encodes:
- the LOC103044451 gene encoding nectin-1-like, encoding MYFSQRFFLQALFSFTLPFHPSASAIQVNGRIANVTVGEDTILFCQLIGTTERLLRITWQRRTQTGSTNENIFVIIPDGKAESVNGFGDRIEFVGNTKEYNGTVCMKNVTSLDHQIYTCIFNIFPSGPFEKEINLNVYVPPEVSVFPGVTPVVGDSEVILVSCIARSRPASEVTWNLGDLNSPVRIKTDVSAGPNDYYTVRSRLIGVPSKELNEQNVQCVVNHISLKKEVVLNYALVIHYPPQTVYITSVNPPTTHQEFICVADANPKPTLYIWSRVNKTLTGTVDFDRLEIPLSSDSSGMYKCNASNQYGNGVGTMYLPMSHISPDCTTCWTSFIIFIFVSAAAFLIWKCISSETCTRHISDLRERTLHTLHDRVPPDLPTSNRELNHTDSGENGRAE